Proteins encoded together in one Campylobacter concisus window:
- a CDS encoding ABC transporter ATP-binding protein produces the protein MQNALELKNICKIFGDVKALDDISFEVKKGEWVSVMGPSGSGKSTLVNILSLMDTPSSGVYMLGGDDASNLNADDTLKFRREKIGLVFQQFHLVPYLSALENVMIAQYYHSSVDEEDAKKALEAVGLSHRLTHRPSQLSGGEQQRLCIARSLINDPEILIADEPTGNLDEANERIILDLFCKLRKEGKTILLVTHNPDLGEYGDKIVYLRHGKLENIRTIENPKVPNAI, from the coding sequence ATGCAAAATGCACTAGAACTTAAAAATATTTGTAAAATTTTTGGCGATGTAAAAGCACTTGATGATATAAGTTTTGAGGTTAAAAAGGGCGAGTGGGTCAGCGTCATGGGACCAAGCGGTAGTGGTAAGAGTACGCTTGTAAATATCCTTTCTCTAATGGATACTCCAAGTAGCGGCGTATATATGCTTGGCGGCGATGATGCGAGCAACCTAAATGCCGATGATACGCTTAAATTTAGACGTGAAAAGATCGGGCTTGTCTTTCAGCAGTTTCACCTAGTGCCATATCTTAGCGCGCTTGAAAACGTGATGATAGCGCAGTATTATCATAGCTCAGTTGATGAAGAGGATGCTAAAAAGGCGCTTGAGGCAGTTGGTCTCTCTCACAGGCTAACGCACAGACCAAGTCAGCTAAGTGGTGGCGAGCAACAACGCCTTTGTATCGCGCGCTCGCTCATAAACGACCCTGAAATTTTAATAGCAGACGAGCCAACTGGTAACCTTGACGAGGCAAATGAGAGGATCATACTTGATCTATTTTGTAAGCTAAGAAAAGAGGGCAAGACGATACTTCTAGTCACTCACAACCCAGATCTAGGCGAGTATGGCGATAAGATCGTCTATCTAAGACACGGCAAACTAGAGAATATCCGCACTATCGAAAATCCAAAGGTGCCAAATGCGATATAA
- a CDS encoding ABC transporter permease produces MTANSKFFYNLIYKSLKNGSSRVMVIVISILLGACVCAAFVNVYLDIDSKVSRELKTYGANMIFAPKDMATSDDMSEKTYNEMIAKVPKDKLLGESGYLFAQANIGPTNAIVMGTKFSNLKKVKPFLDVRDGTMINVDFDDKNVLIGVDLARQAGFKAGDDIEIRAIGSNESINVKIKGVVASGDKEDALLITSLSLAQKISNKVGKINYAEAVVLGNFDEITSLAKTISNDEIVAKPVAKVSKSEGYILEKIKLLMALVSLVILLITSMCVNTTLSAILLSRSKEIALLRAIGASKKDVLRLFGFETFVTALISALVGAFLGYLLAQILGYAIFDSSIDFRILSIPVAVVISLLFAAIAAFYPIKRALNNKMADTLRGE; encoded by the coding sequence ATGACCGCAAATAGCAAATTCTTTTACAACCTGATCTACAAAAGCCTAAAAAATGGCTCATCAAGGGTTATGGTCATCGTCATCTCGATCTTACTTGGAGCGTGCGTGTGCGCGGCATTTGTCAATGTCTATTTGGACATCGACTCAAAGGTCTCACGCGAGCTAAAAACTTATGGTGCAAATATGATCTTTGCTCCAAAAGATATGGCGACAAGTGATGATATGAGTGAAAAAACTTATAATGAAATGATCGCTAAAGTGCCAAAAGATAAGCTTTTAGGCGAGAGCGGTTATCTCTTTGCTCAGGCAAATATCGGCCCAACAAACGCCATCGTCATGGGGACAAAATTTAGCAATCTAAAAAAGGTTAAGCCGTTTTTGGATGTTAGAGATGGAACTATGATAAATGTCGATTTTGACGATAAAAACGTTCTAATAGGCGTCGATCTTGCTCGTCAAGCTGGCTTTAAAGCAGGCGATGATATAGAAATTCGTGCCATTGGCTCAAACGAGAGCATAAATGTAAAGATAAAAGGTGTAGTGGCAAGTGGCGATAAAGAGGACGCTCTTTTGATCACGTCGCTATCTTTGGCTCAAAAAATTTCAAACAAAGTTGGCAAGATAAACTATGCAGAAGCTGTTGTGCTTGGAAATTTTGACGAGATAACATCGCTTGCAAAAACTATAAGCAACGATGAAATAGTCGCAAAACCAGTGGCAAAGGTCTCAAAGTCTGAGGGCTACATCTTAGAAAAGATCAAACTTCTAATGGCGCTTGTCAGCCTTGTCATCTTACTCATTACTTCAATGTGCGTAAATACAACACTTAGTGCTATCTTGCTTTCTCGCTCAAAGGAGATCGCACTTCTTAGAGCCATAGGCGCGAGCAAAAAAGACGTGCTAAGACTATTTGGCTTTGAAACATTTGTGACAGCGCTCATTTCAGCGTTAGTTGGAGCGTTTTTAGGTTATCTACTAGCTCAAATTTTAGGTTATGCGATATTTGATTCTAGTATTGATTTTAGAATTCTAAGCATCCCAGTAGCTGTGGTCATATCACTTCTTTTTGCAGCGATCGCAGCGTTTTACCCGATTAAGCGGGCACTTAATAACAAAATGGCAGATACACTAAGAGGAGAATGA
- a CDS encoding ABC transporter permease, with translation MKNMQLRMIKSSITGSKVQKTMAFITILLAALLIACMLNITLKIGDQVASELRGYGSNIVVLPRGESLSIEIEGKNFTPLKSQNLLPEADIYKIKEIFWRNNIVAFAPFLEAKVKDAKGDEFSFEGTYFDKNIGLKDEPEFSTGVKSLYGFWGVEGAWPKDESMDEILVGDELAKAKNLKVGDKLSLVGKNGTKEVSVVGILKGASDETHKLIGSLKLAGDLSGHAGSYTKAEVSAMTIPENDLSLKARRNLDNLDSAEYDKWYCSAYAGSIAFQIEENLPNVSAKASLQVSDAESNIVKKIQSLMGIVSIIALVVSAIGITSLMTSEIYRRKKEIGLLKAIGASNFEIYALFASESLVVAFFAGITGAFLGYALSYVMSYIIFSHGIGIAWIVLPISVAFALLISVVGSLMPMRNVINLLPAEVLYDRK, from the coding sequence ATGAAAAATATGCAACTAAGAATGATAAAAAGCTCGATCACTGGCTCAAAGGTGCAAAAGACGATGGCGTTTATCACCATCTTACTAGCTGCTCTTTTGATAGCTTGCATGCTAAATATCACGCTAAAAATCGGCGATCAAGTGGCAAGCGAGCTTAGAGGATATGGCTCAAATATCGTCGTTTTGCCACGCGGTGAGAGCCTGAGCATCGAGATCGAGGGTAAAAATTTCACCCCACTAAAATCACAAAATTTACTCCCAGAGGCTGATATCTACAAGATAAAAGAGATCTTTTGGCGAAATAACATCGTCGCTTTTGCTCCATTTTTAGAGGCAAAGGTAAAAGACGCTAAGGGCGATGAGTTTAGCTTTGAGGGGACATATTTTGATAAAAATATCGGACTAAAAGACGAGCCAGAATTTAGCACAGGCGTTAAGAGCTTGTATGGATTTTGGGGTGTTGAGGGCGCTTGGCCAAAAGATGAAAGCATGGATGAAATTTTAGTAGGAGATGAGCTTGCAAAGGCTAAAAATTTAAAAGTCGGCGACAAGCTTAGCCTTGTGGGCAAAAACGGCACAAAAGAGGTTAGCGTGGTTGGCATCTTAAAAGGGGCAAGCGACGAGACACATAAGCTAATAGGCTCGCTCAAACTTGCTGGTGATCTCTCAGGTCACGCTGGCTCATACACAAAGGCTGAAGTCTCAGCTATGACGATCCCAGAAAATGACCTATCGCTAAAGGCAAGAAGAAATTTAGACAACCTTGATAGCGCAGAGTACGATAAATGGTACTGCTCGGCCTATGCAGGATCTATCGCATTTCAGATAGAAGAAAATTTACCAAACGTTAGCGCAAAAGCAAGCCTTCAAGTAAGCGACGCTGAGAGTAATATCGTAAAGAAAATTCAAAGCCTAATGGGTATCGTTAGTATCATCGCCCTTGTGGTCTCAGCTATTGGCATAACGTCGCTAATGACAAGTGAAATTTACCGCCGCAAAAAGGAGATCGGCCTTTTAAAAGCCATAGGCGCAAGTAACTTTGAAATTTACGCCCTTTTTGCTAGCGAGAGCCTTGTGGTTGCCTTTTTTGCAGGCATCACGGGAGCATTTTTAGGATACGCGCTAAGCTACGTGATGTCTTACATCATCTTCTCTCACGGCATAGGCATAGCATGGATCGTGCTGCCAATTAGCGTGGCATTTGCCTTGCTCATCTCAGTCGTTGGCTCGCTAATGCCAATGAGAAACGTCATAAATTTACTACCTGCGGAGGTGCTATATGACCGCAAATAG
- a CDS encoding Fe-S-containing protein, whose protein sequence is MSIYFYQVFLALLGFTLFAALNNNGKSLKTIFLPSFLGVVAGVLIFKAARHALVDDQFKIFIDSVTLVFLLISILWIFFELKIAKIVTFSILGIGFGFGYSSSSALFPLFGGELLDTLSVISFFLMIFAMILILFLFFFISNLKASIPSSIAKILALITLVFLLVDRSSQTALELLRAGALKISSELNSQILSISAKGIYVTEFSAYFYIVVILLLCIIALCFMPKSIDKSTFGSIKYRFTKAIRENVFDNAKFAFCSVLIALGFSLYFDLYASRPPQISEPILVEPVGDKFIFDVDMLKDNELHRFAYITDEGKQIRFFLLNRFSDRPSPVIVFDSCMICGDMGYIKKGNDLICISCNVRIFLPSVGKEGGCNPIPMAFTFDGKNIIVDYKTIVAGANYFSKVVEKMVLDPVSRKKVSNLDSRSYLYYGRTYFFESNETQAKFEANPEKYVETNGTLK, encoded by the coding sequence ATGTCAATTTACTTCTATCAGGTCTTTTTAGCCCTCCTTGGATTTACGCTTTTTGCTGCCTTAAATAACAATGGCAAAAGTTTAAAAACGATCTTTTTACCGTCATTTCTTGGCGTTGTTGCTGGTGTGCTTATCTTTAAAGCTGCTCGTCATGCGCTTGTTGATGATCAGTTTAAAATTTTCATAGATTCTGTGACACTAGTTTTTTTACTAATTAGCATTTTATGGATATTTTTCGAGCTTAAGATAGCAAAAATCGTAACGTTTTCTATTTTAGGCATCGGCTTTGGCTTTGGCTATAGCTCAAGTAGCGCTTTGTTCCCGTTATTTGGTGGCGAACTGCTTGACACGCTTTCAGTCATAAGCTTCTTTTTGATGATCTTTGCGATGATCTTGATACTATTTTTATTTTTCTTCATTTCAAATTTAAAAGCAAGCATACCATCATCAATAGCTAAAATTTTAGCTCTTATCACATTAGTATTTTTACTAGTTGATAGAAGCTCACAAACTGCACTTGAGCTTTTGCGTGCAGGCGCTTTAAAGATAAGTAGCGAGCTAAATTCTCAAATTTTATCTATCAGCGCAAAAGGCATCTACGTCACAGAATTTAGTGCCTATTTTTACATAGTAGTGATCCTACTTTTATGTATCATCGCGCTTTGCTTTATGCCAAAAAGTATCGATAAGAGCACGTTTGGCTCTATCAAATACCGCTTTACAAAAGCTATTAGGGAAAATGTCTTTGACAATGCAAAATTTGCATTTTGTAGCGTTTTAATAGCGCTTGGATTTTCACTTTATTTTGATCTTTACGCATCTCGCCCACCTCAAATTTCAGAGCCGATCTTGGTTGAGCCAGTGGGAGATAAATTTATATTTGATGTTGATATGTTAAAAGATAATGAACTTCACAGATTTGCCTACATCACAGATGAGGGCAAACAGATAAGATTTTTCTTGCTAAACCGTTTTAGTGACCGCCCATCTCCAGTCATCGTCTTTGACTCGTGCATGATCTGCGGCGACATGGGCTATATCAAGAAAGGAAACGACCTTATCTGCATCTCTTGTAATGTCAGAATTTTCTTGCCGTCAGTTGGTAAAGAGGGCGGTTGTAACCCGATCCCTATGGCATTTACCTTTGATGGTAAAAATATCATAGTTGATTATAAAACGATCGTCGCAGGGGCAAACTACTTTAGCAAGGTCGTCGAAAAGATGGTGCTTGACCCAGTTAGTCGCAAAAAGGTGAGCAATCTTGATTCAAGATCATATTTATACTACGGACGCACATACTTCTTTGAGAGCAACGAAACTCAGGCGAAATTTGAAGCAAATCCAGAAAAATATGTAGAAACAAATGGAACGTTAAAATGA
- a CDS encoding iron transporter, protein MNKILSSALALSLAAGFALAGEHPIGEPVEANGMEIAAVYLEPIDMEPKGVDLAPSLADLHLEADIHAVKGNKNGFGEGEWIPYLKINYELKNLDNGKTKKGTFMPMVASDGPHYGANVKMDTGVGNYELKFHIDNPEKQGFGRHADKETGVGKWFEPFTTTYKFQWTGGPVK, encoded by the coding sequence ATGAATAAAATTCTTAGTTCAGCTCTAGCACTTAGTCTAGCAGCTGGTTTTGCACTTGCTGGAGAGCACCCAATCGGCGAGCCTGTAGAGGCTAATGGTATGGAGATAGCTGCTGTTTATCTTGAGCCAATCGACATGGAGCCAAAAGGCGTTGATCTAGCTCCAAGCTTGGCTGATCTTCACTTAGAAGCTGACATCCACGCTGTAAAAGGCAACAAAAACGGCTTTGGCGAAGGCGAGTGGATCCCATACCTAAAGATCAACTATGAGCTAAAAAACCTTGATAATGGTAAAACTAAAAAAGGTACATTTATGCCAATGGTTGCAAGCGATGGCCCACACTACGGTGCTAACGTAAAAATGGATACAGGCGTTGGTAACTATGAGCTTAAATTCCACATCGACAATCCAGAAAAACAAGGCTTTGGTCGCCACGCTGACAAAGAGACTGGTGTTGGTAAATGGTTTGAGCCTTTCACAACAACTTATAAATTTCAATGGACAGGTGGTCCTGTTAAATAA
- a CDS encoding FTR1 family protein codes for MNKFFKFMLIMLLPIWLVAKNDDYTQVAAQIKESLQKVITEYRAGNVEQAVSDTQNAYFGLFEDVEAGIRINLGQKKAYSMEKQFGEIRKAIKAGEAPDDVQKRIDQINSEIAEVLPVILNGHKLVGEYSDSPVQAAASGYDTSKFIPEWKVAFENLSATLDKAIASYEGDKQDDAKNSIQDAKFNDYRNTQLEIAVRQYIENGKSIDADIQRKMGEAISGITNGISKDDFKVKLEEIKKLAYDAVAKLPAETVKLAKVDMSSAASSDSSEDSGTDYTQTVKNINDKIQAAIALYKGGNSAKAMGDIQDIYFDEFEGSGMENKVGAIDVNLKTAIEATFGNLVALMKSGADEKTLEESASKMSSQLAAALEKTSGSSSPWTLFIWALTIILREGFEALIIVAAVVAYLVKTGNAKAMGKVVYSSVGVAVILSFVMAWIMNVIFGEAAGQKRELMEGITMLVAVGLLFYVGFWLLSNAGAKKWNDYIKSHVSESISSGSSTALWWTVFLAVFREGAETVLFYQALIFDAKDSAGYLMIAAGFVVGLIVLLIVYFLFKIFAIKIPIKPFFIFTSAIIFYMSIVFVGKGVGELVEGKIFIPTIIKGLNFPDWMRDWLGLMPYYESLIPQIIMVLALIIGIVIMKSKQNKN; via the coding sequence ATGAATAAATTTTTTAAATTTATGCTTATCATGCTACTGCCTATCTGGCTTGTAGCAAAAAATGACGACTACACACAAGTCGCAGCTCAGATAAAAGAGTCATTACAAAAAGTAATAACAGAGTATAGAGCTGGCAACGTCGAGCAAGCAGTTAGCGATACTCAAAATGCTTATTTTGGTCTGTTTGAAGATGTCGAAGCTGGCATCAGAATAAATTTAGGTCAGAAAAAAGCTTACTCTATGGAGAAGCAGTTTGGCGAGATCAGAAAGGCGATAAAAGCTGGCGAAGCACCAGATGATGTGCAAAAAAGAATAGATCAGATAAATAGCGAAATCGCTGAAGTTTTGCCAGTTATTTTAAATGGACATAAGCTTGTTGGTGAGTACTCAGATAGCCCAGTACAAGCTGCTGCAAGTGGCTATGACACTTCTAAATTTATCCCTGAGTGGAAGGTAGCATTTGAAAATTTATCAGCAACTCTTGATAAAGCTATAGCAAGCTACGAGGGCGATAAACAAGATGATGCTAAAAATTCTATCCAAGATGCTAAATTTAATGATTATAGAAATACTCAACTTGAAATCGCTGTTCGTCAATATATAGAAAATGGCAAAAGCATAGATGCTGACATCCAAAGAAAGATGGGTGAAGCGATCAGTGGCATCACAAATGGCATAAGCAAAGATGACTTTAAAGTAAAGCTAGAAGAGATCAAAAAGTTAGCTTATGATGCCGTTGCAAAACTTCCAGCTGAAACAGTAAAACTAGCAAAAGTTGATATGAGTAGTGCAGCATCTAGCGATAGCAGCGAAGATAGTGGCACAGACTACACTCAAACTGTTAAAAACATAAATGACAAAATTCAAGCAGCCATCGCGCTTTACAAAGGTGGCAATAGCGCTAAAGCTATGGGCGATATCCAAGACATCTACTTTGATGAGTTTGAAGGTAGCGGTATGGAGAACAAAGTAGGTGCGATAGATGTAAATTTAAAAACAGCTATCGAAGCTACATTTGGTAACCTTGTAGCCCTTATGAAATCAGGTGCAGACGAAAAAACACTTGAAGAGAGTGCAAGCAAGATGTCATCTCAGCTAGCAGCTGCACTTGAGAAAACTAGCGGTTCAAGCTCACCTTGGACGCTATTTATCTGGGCGCTAACTATCATCTTAAGAGAGGGTTTTGAAGCTCTTATTATCGTTGCAGCCGTCGTTGCATATCTTGTAAAAACTGGCAATGCAAAAGCTATGGGCAAGGTTGTATATAGCTCAGTTGGCGTAGCTGTCATCTTAAGCTTTGTCATGGCTTGGATAATGAACGTCATCTTTGGCGAGGCAGCAGGTCAAAAAAGAGAGCTTATGGAAGGCATCACGATGCTTGTTGCTGTGGGACTTCTATTTTATGTTGGCTTCTGGCTTCTTTCAAATGCTGGCGCTAAAAAATGGAACGACTATATCAAATCTCACGTATCTGAGTCTATCTCAAGTGGCTCAAGCACAGCGCTTTGGTGGACTGTATTTTTAGCGGTATTTAGAGAGGGCGCTGAGACAGTGCTATTTTATCAAGCGCTTATCTTTGATGCAAAAGACTCAGCTGGCTACTTAATGATCGCAGCTGGCTTTGTTGTAGGTCTTATCGTTCTTTTGATAGTCTATTTCTTATTTAAAATTTTCGCTATTAAAATTCCTATTAAGCCATTTTTTATATTTACATCAGCTATCATCTTTTACATGTCGATCGTCTTTGTTGGCAAGGGCGTTGGCGAGCTAGTTGAGGGCAAAATTTTCATCCCAACTATCATAAAAGGACTAAATTTTCCTGACTGGATGAGAGACTGGCTAGGACTTATGCCATATTACGAGAGTTTAATACCTCAAATCATTATGGTGCTTGCCCTAATTATAGGTATCGTTATCATGAAATCAAAACAAAATAAAAACTAA
- the fdh3B gene encoding formate dehydrogenase FDH3 subunit beta — protein sequence MARMKFFVDTNRCISCYGCQVACSSAHELPVGIYRRKVITLHDGIEGKEVSTTIACQHCTDAPCEQVCPVDCFYIRADGIVLHDKHKCIGCGYCLYACPFGAPQFPKDGAFGVKGVMDKCTMCAGGPEPTNSHEERELYGQNRMAEGKVPMCAAICSTNALLVGDAAEVSNVYRKRVMLRNTGLNV from the coding sequence ATGGCAAGAATGAAATTTTTTGTAGATACTAATAGATGTATCAGCTGCTATGGATGTCAAGTCGCTTGCTCTTCTGCTCACGAGCTTCCAGTAGGAATTTATAGAAGAAAAGTTATCACGCTTCACGATGGTATCGAGGGCAAAGAGGTCTCAACTACTATCGCATGCCAGCACTGCACTGACGCACCTTGCGAGCAAGTTTGTCCAGTTGATTGCTTCTACATTAGAGCTGATGGCATCGTGCTTCATGATAAACACAAGTGCATAGGCTGTGGATACTGCTTATATGCTTGTCCATTTGGTGCGCCGCAGTTCCCTAAAGACGGGGCATTTGGCGTAAAAGGCGTAATGGATAAATGCACTATGTGCGCAGGCGGTCCAGAGCCAACTAACTCACACGAGGAGAGAGAGCTTTACGGTCAAAACAGAATGGCTGAGGGCAAAGTGCCTATGTGTGCGGCTATCTGTTCTACAAACGCGCTTTTAGTTGGCGATGCTGCTGAGGTTTCAAATGTATATCGCAAACGCGTTATGCTAAGAAATACAGGACTAAACGTATAA
- a CDS encoding formate dehydrogenase subunit alpha has translation MSQGSHCSKGIDQIDLTHSKQRIKYPMKKVDGKWQRISWDQAVNEIGDKMLQIRKEDGPDSVIFLGSAKFNNEQAYYFRKFAAFWGTNSNDHVARIUHSATVAGVANTWGYGAMTNHFGDMAANSKCIFIIGANPAVANPVGGMKHTLQAKDRNNAKVIVADPNFTKSAAHADLYLRQRSGTDIALVYGLIHIILKNGWEDKEFIKNRTYGIDEIAKEAEHWTPEVTSDVTGVPVDKLIEAANILAHTKPGTVIWALGITQHSVGSSNTRILPILQLILGNMGKPGGGCNIIRGHDNVQGSTDMCNLSDSLPMYYGLTDAAWKYYCQGWGVDYDEFIKRFAVSTKEPKQGGTPVKNTVFEEYYYHDPKNPEDRNWRNEKGWSLSKWWQGVLKEENTFSSGALRVLWVQGTGLTSMAHLAKIQEAASKLDMIVVAEPFVNEISILSDRKDGVYILPVATAFENEGHLNATNRSGQWRTKVVDPLYESKGDHEVMFAFAKKFGFYDEYVKGMKMAVVDRELKQVKDDFVWPDDATNEIARVGNSIGYGGRTAEMFRRHQANWDKFDPDTLIGLGGEVKGEYYGKPWPAWDEKHPGTPILYDMSKPYAEGGSGFRNRFGLEHNGVSQLASEESTLVGSAIKGGYPQITKDNIEKVLGITLTEEEKAKIGPSWSMDYSGIILEKCREKGVVPYGNARARAIVWEFLDPIPKHREPIHSPRWDLVQKYPTFDDQARNFRVSTKFKSEQQAKDWSKEFPIVFSTQRVVNLSGAGMIERTSKYLSAITPEMFANVHPELALKYGIKDRDMMWIHSPQGTKIKVRCYHSYMVTPDRICMPYNFAGVMQGVDLSARYPEGTKPYVIGESFNTVTNYGFDPVTQISEFNAGLCRIEKAEENAFKTSFYHEYGERDALGKE, from the coding sequence ATATCTCAAGGCTCACACTGCTCAAAAGGTATCGATCAGATCGACCTTACACACAGCAAACAACGCATCAAATATCCTATGAAAAAGGTTGATGGCAAATGGCAGAGAATTTCATGGGATCAAGCTGTAAATGAGATCGGCGATAAGATGCTTCAGATCCGCAAAGAAGATGGTCCTGATAGCGTTATATTCTTAGGATCTGCGAAATTTAACAACGAGCAAGCATATTACTTTAGAAAATTTGCTGCGTTTTGGGGCACAAACAGCAACGACCACGTAGCAAGAATTTGACATAGCGCAACAGTCGCCGGTGTGGCGAATACTTGGGGTTATGGCGCGATGACAAACCACTTTGGAGATATGGCTGCAAATTCAAAATGTATATTTATAATAGGTGCAAATCCAGCTGTGGCAAACCCAGTTGGCGGCATGAAGCACACTTTGCAAGCAAAAGATAGAAACAACGCAAAAGTGATCGTAGCTGATCCAAATTTTACAAAATCAGCCGCACACGCTGACCTTTATCTAAGACAAAGATCAGGCACTGATATAGCACTTGTTTATGGCCTTATCCACATCATCTTAAAAAATGGCTGGGAAGATAAAGAATTTATAAAAAATAGAACTTATGGTATCGACGAGATAGCAAAAGAGGCTGAGCACTGGACACCAGAGGTCACATCTGACGTTACAGGCGTGCCAGTTGATAAGCTGATAGAGGCTGCAAATATCCTAGCTCATACAAAGCCAGGCACGGTGATCTGGGCGCTTGGTATCACTCAGCACTCAGTTGGTAGCTCAAATACGAGAATTTTACCTATCCTTCAACTAATCCTAGGCAACATGGGCAAACCAGGTGGCGGCTGTAACATCATCCGTGGTCACGACAACGTTCAAGGTTCAACCGATATGTGTAACCTCTCAGATAGCTTGCCGATGTATTACGGACTAACTGACGCAGCTTGGAAGTACTACTGCCAAGGCTGGGGCGTTGATTATGATGAGTTTATCAAACGCTTTGCAGTCTCAACTAAAGAGCCAAAACAAGGCGGCACACCAGTTAAAAACACTGTTTTTGAAGAGTATTACTACCACGATCCTAAAAATCCAGAGGATAGAAACTGGAGAAATGAAAAAGGCTGGTCACTTTCAAAATGGTGGCAAGGCGTCTTAAAAGAGGAAAATACATTTAGCAGTGGAGCATTAAGAGTTCTTTGGGTTCAAGGAACTGGTCTAACATCTATGGCGCACCTAGCTAAAATTCAAGAAGCAGCTTCAAAACTAGATATGATCGTAGTTGCTGAGCCATTTGTAAATGAAATTTCTATCCTTTCAGATAGAAAAGATGGCGTTTATATCTTGCCAGTGGCAACTGCCTTTGAAAACGAAGGTCACCTAAACGCTACAAACCGCTCAGGTCAGTGGAGAACAAAAGTCGTTGATCCACTTTATGAGAGCAAGGGCGATCACGAAGTTATGTTTGCATTTGCTAAGAAATTTGGCTTTTATGATGAGTACGTAAAAGGCATGAAGATGGCTGTCGTAGATAGAGAGCTAAAACAAGTAAAAGATGACTTTGTATGGCCAGATGATGCGACAAATGAGATAGCAAGGGTTGGAAATTCTATCGGTTATGGCGGCAGAACTGCTGAGATGTTTAGACGTCACCAAGCAAACTGGGATAAATTTGACCCAGATACGCTAATAGGTCTTGGCGGCGAGGTAAAAGGCGAGTATTACGGCAAGCCATGGCCAGCATGGGATGAAAAACACCCTGGCACGCCGATACTTTATGATATGAGTAAGCCTTATGCAGAGGGTGGCTCTGGCTTTAGAAACCGCTTTGGTCTAGAGCATAACGGTGTTAGTCAGCTAGCTAGCGAAGAGAGCACGCTTGTTGGCTCAGCTATAAAAGGTGGCTACCCACAAATCACAAAAGATAATATAGAAAAAGTCCTAGGCATCACTCTAACAGAAGAAGAGAAAGCTAAGATCGGACCAAGCTGGAGCATGGATTACAGCGGTATCATCTTAGAAAAATGCCGTGAAAAAGGGGTCGTGCCGTATGGTAACGCAAGGGCTAGAGCTATCGTTTGGGAATTTCTTGATCCTATCCCAAAACATAGAGAGCCTATCCACTCACCACGCTGGGATCTTGTCCAAAAGTATCCGACATTTGATGATCAAGCTAGAAATTTCCGTGTTTCTACTAAATTTAAGTCAGAGCAACAAGCAAAAGACTGGTCAAAAGAGTTTCCTATCGTATTTAGCACGCAACGCGTCGTAAATTTAAGTGGTGCGGGAATGATAGAAAGAACAAGTAAATACCTCTCAGCTATCACACCTGAGATGTTTGCTAACGTTCACCCTGAGCTTGCTTTAAAATACGGCATAAAAGATCGAGATATGATGTGGATCCACAGCCCGCAAGGCACGAAGATCAAAGTAAGATGCTACCACAGCTATATGGTCACTCCAGATAGAATTTGTATGCCTTACAACTTCGCTGGTGTTATGCAAGGTGTCGATCTCTCAGCTCGCTACCCAGAGGGCACTAAGCCTTATGTTATCGGCGAGAGCTTTAACACAGTTACTAACTACGGATTTGACCCTGTTACTCAAATTTCAGAATTTAACGCAGGTCTTTGCCGCATAGAAAAAGCTGAGGAGAATGCCTTTAAAACATCGTTTTATCACGAGTATGGCGAAAGAGACGCCTTAGGTAAAGAGTAA
- a CDS encoding twin-arginine translocation signal domain-containing protein yields the protein MQGSRRDFLKKSLKVGAAGGVLAVSAVAKVTSDDLAPDDNGVVVGKSNKKEVLYKKSKNWETYYKIAY from the coding sequence ATGCAAGGATCAAGAAGAGATTTTCTCAAAAAATCTCTAAAAGTCGGTGCTGCCGGCGGAGTACTCGCAGTCTCAGCCGTAGCGAAAGTGACTAGTGATGACTTGGCTCCTGATGACAATGGCGTTGTCGTAGGCAAGTCAAACAAAAAAGAGGTGCTTTATAAAAAAAGCAAAAACTGGGAAACCTACTATAAAATCGCATACTAA